DNA sequence from the Vicia villosa cultivar HV-30 ecotype Madison, WI linkage group LG3, Vvil1.0, whole genome shotgun sequence genome:
aaactatttgcacaatgatttttatcctgtttcgttgttaactaaactactccagtccacccccttggagtgatttacctcacctgaggatttaatccactaatcacacgagattacaatggttttccacttagacaactactaagtcttctagagtatactgatcacaacctgatcactctaggaacaaacttcttagacaacttctaagacttactagagtatactgatcaacaacctgatcactctagaacttacaaattaatgtaaacaaattcttttaagagttacaatgcttcttataaagctattatcacaactgtgattttctcttaagtttaagcttaatctcactaagatattacaacagcaatgtagtgagcttgatgatgaagtttgagagcttttgaatttgatagcgtttctgtataatgcgcaggTGTTATATTGagcttctcataagaacttcatatttataggcacttgagaagatgaccgttgggagcatttaatgctttgcgtaatccgtacagcattgcatttaatgtttcactcttttgtcaactacctcgagccttgtttccgctgtgtctactgacgttgcctttaatagcttctaacgttccttttgtcagtcagcgtagcctgtccgtctagtacttgcttctgatctgatgtttgtgtaaacaacatttgaatatcatcagagtcaaacagcttggtgcagagcatcttcttgtcttctgaccttgaagtgcttctgagcgtgataccattagaacatcagtgcttctgcttctgatctcaagttcttctgatgtttccatagacccatgttctgattctgcttgaccatcttctgatgtcttgccagaccatgttctgatgttgcatgctgaaccttctgagtcagtgcttcttgcgctgattttgtgcatactctttgtataattcctgaaacggaaattgcatagtattagagtaccacattatctcatacaaaattcatatccttgttatcatcaaaactaagaatattgatcagaacaaatcttgttctaacatcttccACATCAGAAAAGAAATGTGATGTTGTGAAAGAGTTGTTGAGCTGCAGTCACAAGTTCCGTTGTGCagttagggttagagaaaattgatggaagaattATTTTTTGACTTGTGGAAAGTTCAAGTCAGAGATGGTTTGATAAAATCTAGATTACACAAGGTGCAAGATTATGTCGGTGGTTGAAGAGCTTCCTACCAACAAGGAAGTTATACCTTAAGTTTTCAACCTGGTTTTCAgcatgtgaaaattcttggagtgaTTTAGCTTCAAGTGAAATTTATTCTTCATGACAAAGTATATGATTGTCGGTGATGACAATGTGAAATTCTTGGAGTGGTTTAGCTTCAAGTGATTTATATTCTTCATGAGAGAGTATGATAgttttcacatagtgttattctctagTTGTCATTTGACAACGGTCTTGGTTTTTTCTCCGATTTTGGAGTTTCCACTttaatctcttgtgttgttattttgttccaTTTTTTTCTCCATGTCTGTTATTTTCCCAACAGATAGAAGGTTAACTTTAGGATCTTCCGTTTATTTTGGTACCTTGGAGCTCAAAGAAGCAATCATTTGTGATGTAACGCCCCATGATGCTTTCGGGATTATCTACAGACACCATAAACCAACATGgttcttttcagcatgctttgtccTCACTGACACGCTTTTCCggaaaacttcccagaaggtcatcCATCCAAATACTGATCCTAGTCAAGCATGCTTAAATATGAAGTTCTTATTTGTTCggctaccaaaaagaagatgcatcttgttggtataggtaataCCAATCAATTCTTCTAGGCCTTCTTTCAAGCATGCAGTCCCATACATGCAGTCCCATATATACATACCAATCAAATACTGAAGTAGAGAGTATCCTGTTTTGGCTCACACCAACTCTAAATTATTTTTGCTTGAATCACTCTTATGTGAGCTTCATATCAATTACTTAATTCATACAATCTAACAATCCAATCTGACATGCTAGAATGAAACATATAAAACTTGATATCCATTTCGTTCGTGAAAGAGTGGTAGAAAAAAAGGTTGCAAATTAAATACAATATGTTCCGCTGTTGAGTTAACTAAACCACTACCAACCAGTTTTTGTTCAATGGTTTTAGAAATAAACTCAAAGGTGTTTCACTTCAACACCTttcttctttatatatatatatatatatatatatatatatatatatatatatatatatatatatatatatatatatatatggtggattcttatttacccaactcaaaaagttgggtaaagttatatcctttgtaaaatgctttgaaaacaacaaataattgtagtatttaacaaataattaaatttgttaaaattagatgacatcatgtgattggttggaggtacactatatatatatatatatatatatatatatatatatatatatatatatatatatatatatatatatatatatatatatatatatatatatatatatatatatatatatatatatatatatatatatatatatatatatatatatatatatatatatatatatatatatatatatatatatatatattacagacACCCTTGAGTTATCAATGCTAACTGACCATAAATATTAATGTTTGGTTATGTCTTCAAAATAGAGTAGCTCCCTCTGTGCAAGAAACATACATCCGAAAGATGAGTATCCCTTCCATAAAACTTGTTTCTGCATGTTTCATCAAACCATATCCCTCAATCCAAGACTCAAACCAAATATGGTATTTATCACCTTGGGACATTCGCATGTTATCTGTAAACTATATCCAAAAGGGCCTTCTCTTCAAAAAACCAACGACATCACAAAACCAACAACATTTCATCAACAAGCTCAAACACTCTCTTTCTCTAACACTTTTCCATTTCTATCCTCTCTCAGGTCGTCTAGTTACGCATAAAACTCTAGTTCCCCCTTCTTACACTGTTTTTGTCGATTGCAAAAACAGTCCTGGAGCTAAATTTATCCATGCAACTTTAGATATCACCATAAATGAAATCCTCTCCCCCATTGATGTCCCACCCATTGTTCATTCCTTCTTTGATCACCACAAAGCAGTCAACCATGATGGTCACACCATGTCTTTGTTGTCTATTCAAGTCACTGAATTATTAGATGGTGTTTTTATAGCTTGTTCCATGAACCACTCTCTTGGTGATGGAACTGCTTATTGGAATTTCTTTAACTCATTTtctaaaatatttcaaaatgacaCTAATACTAATCCTGTTTCAATTTCACACCAGCCCATCCATAATAGATGGTTTCCAGATGGTTATGGTCCAATTATCAACCTTCCTTTCAAACATCGCGACGAGTTTATTCAAAGATATGAAGCACCCATTTTGAAAGAGAGGTTCTTCCGTTTTTCAGCAGAGTCTATAGGAAAGCTTAAAGCAAAGGCAAACAAAGAGTTTAAGACAACGAAAATCTCTAGTTTCCAATCATTATCGGCACTAGTTTGGAGATCTATAACTCGTGCTCGACAACTTCAACATGACCAGACAACAACTTGTAAGTTGGCTATAAACAACCGAACGAGAATGGAACCCTCACTTCCTAAGGAATATTTCGGGAATTCAATTCATACATTGAGTACTGAAACAACTGTAAGGGAATTGCTGGAAAATAATATAGGATGGGCAGCTTGGAAGATTCATATGGCTATTGCAAATCATGACAACAAAGTGGTGCGAGGATCGGTGGAAGAGTGGTTACGTTCTCCTTATGTGTATCGAATGGATCTGTTCTTTGATCCTAATACAGTTATGATGGGTAGTTCACCGAGGTTTAATATGTATGGGAATGAGTTTGGAATGGGAAAAGCAATGGCAGTTAGAAGTGGATATGCTAACAAATGTGATGGAAAAATAACATCATATCCAGGACAAGAAGGAGGAGGGAGCATAGATCTCGAAGTGTGTCTTTCACCAGACAAAATGATGGTCCTGGAATCAGATGAAGAGTTCATGAGTTCAGTTTCAGTATTTAATACATTGCTCTAGTCTTTGAGTATGCTTTTGTGTTTAGTCCACTGTTTGTTAGTCTTTGagtatgtttttgtgtttaattCATTGTTAGTCTTTGAGTATTTAATTCATTTGTTCAAAGCAAAGTTATCCGGCCCTCCTCTTAATTCATTCATTGTTAATGCTGTGAAGCATCTTTGGAAGGTAAAAGCGCCTCATAAAGTTCTCTTTTTTAGATGGAGGATTATTCATAATAGATTAGCTATCAAGGATCAATTGATTAAGGAATTTTGATGGATGGTATTGTTTCGGATTGTGTTTTTTGCTCTCCCAATTTGCTTGGGGGCTGTTTAGTGGTGGAGGCTATTTGGAGAAAGGTGTACGAGTGGATTGGACCCGTGGATAATTTATCATTGGAAGAGTTCTAAGGGTTTCTTTTTGATTTCGAGAAGGTGAAGAATCTAGCCAAGAGGTCCTTAGTTACGGTGATTTGGTTAGCAACGGCTTGGAGTATTTGGAATAGGCGTAATTGTATCATTTTTAAGAATGATTCGTTTAGCTTCACCGAATGTATGTCGGAGGTTGTTTTTATTTCTTGGAAATGGTTTTATTCTCGATATAAGTTAGCTTCTAATTGTAACTTTCACGTGTGGAATATTCTACCGCtcatttgttttgagttgtagaaTTTTTCCGTCTTGTAATCGGTTGGGGTATCCCTTATACTCCGGATTAATATTAATTgcatattaaaaaacaaaatgttaTTGTGTTTAATTAATGGGAATGTGTGGTTTACACTTTATCATATTTATAAAGAAATGGTCATTCTGTTAATTTTTTTCCTTCAATATCAGACTAtattatcaaaagaaaaataattacaaaagtGGGGTTACACTTgaccaataaaataaaataaatagatataaaaaataaataaatagtctcCAACAATATTCTACTGAGGCATTCAATGAAGTGAGCAAGCGAGTATTCATCCATGTCTGACTTTTGGATCTTCAAGTTTTTTATATGTTGCAGTCTATCATTTTAGAGCCCCTCTAATAAAGGAAGTACTTTGAGTGCCTCCAATTAAACTGGGTTAAAGCCAACACTAAAGGGGCCTCCAACTTAACCACATTGGTACAACACTAAAGGGGCCTCCAACTTAACCACATCGGTACGTGGATGGCTATTTAGAAATCTTTATGTTGAGTTTATTGGCGGTTTTGTAGAAAACCTAGGGCCTTACAATGCTTTTTATGCTAAGATGGTCGGTACAATCAAGACCATTGAGCTAGCTCATTCCAACCAATTGGAAGGCTTGATATTTAGTCATTATCAAACATTAAGAGACTTGTTCTAACCGATTTTGAGTGTTACCACGTAAAATAATTGATTATAGCTTTAGAATTAATCAATTATTCAGTTGTAAAACAATTCTCTATTGATCAGACAATTCCCTCATCGATTAGTTTGACCTTAAaattgtagtgttatatttgtcaTCAATTCCCTCAACAATTCTCAATTGATCAGACAATTCCCTCATCACTCAGACAAACACGACTAGACGAGTTTTCAAACTTCTGCTCTTTCACAACTCTGAAGCTTCAATTCTTAGTATCAGTgtctttgacttcaacatcataCAAGAACTTTAAATTTTATAGCTTGATGAGGTTTGAAATGACTTCAAGTTTATTACCATCATCCTAGAGTTTAGAAACCAAAACCACCAAAGAATCATGAAACATGAGTCTTTACTTGAACATCGTTGGATATCAGGTGTTGACTTCAAAGAGATAACTTGATCTTTAAGAGACAAGGATATAATTCTTACAAAAGAGAATATCTTTAAACATCATGTCTTATTGCACCAGAACGATTTCTCTTTAGCTTTTTATCATGAATCAATGGAGTTGACTTTGTTGGAATTAAACCCAAAATTTTGACTACTTCCTTATCGTTACACAATGAGAAGAGAAAATATAACTTGGGAAGAAGATGAATTAGGGTTTGAACAAAAAATAAttttgcagagtttctctctgcccacaaactgtggaaaactttATTCTTCAAAATATGCAACTACAATGTTCAAGTGTGTTAAaaaagacaatttctttatagacctctaTACCTTCTTAAGAACCCGTGGCAAAATTCCATAAATGCCTCAATatttcggatgtgcatctacGAAGACATCAAAAAGGGtgacttcggatatgcatctccgaaattaatttttaaaaacgaaaaaaaggtgtattcggagatgcatctccgaaaacaccatttcggagatgcatatccgaaatatgttGCGTTTTTTCTGTTAACTCAAAACAACCACCCCCTCTTTTCATTCTATCCAAAACATAAAATTTTCAACACAACACCTATTTCTTCCAACTTCTACACAAACTACACTTGCTCTACAACATCAAAGGATTCAAAGGCTCATTCAAAGGCGACTCAAAGCTtcataaaatttgtaagtttccaAACTTTGAACTCTAGCATTGATAATCTTATTAGGGCTGTTAGAAATTAGCAAAATGTAGTAGGTTGAAGTTATTATGGGTCAATGGTAGTGTATAGTTGATAAAATTTGATTTGGAATGAGTTAGGGCAAGAAATGGGTTTCTGTAGAAATGGAGCATcgcaggtgttttcggaagtgcattttcgaaatcacctctgaactgtttttttttattttctaaattgttTCAAATTCTTATCGGTTTTaattttttcaggaaaatgtCAGGAAATCAAGCACGACTTAGACAAGGTAGGGAGACCGAGACGACATCGGCTCGACGCGAGTGGGCTGCACAGCTAGCAGCGACACAGAGACAGGGTTGAGTACGAGTACCCGTCCAAATAGATGAGGCGCCTGCAGGTTCCTCATCTGGATcaaggagtaggctggctcgggcgTCTTCCTCCCGTGAGTTTGAGGAGGGTGTTGTGGAGGAGCATCAGGAGAAGGTGGAGGCACCTGAGGAGGAGGGCGTACCCGGGGTGGAGGCTCAGGACGATGAGGATGAGGGCTACTCAGGAGGGCCTTCGGCCGGTGCGGCGGCGTATAGGAGGCaaaggaggtcccagggagttcggattaggcatactcagtagtagttgcctatttatgttttattcatgACATTTTGTTGGGTTgtaatatttttacatttttgCCTTATCTGAACAACTACCATTGATTAATATAGTCGTATTTATTATAGTTTACGTGTTATCTGATTCAGTTTTGCAATTTTGTCGAATAATGTAAAATTTggaatttatcattgttttgaaaagaaaaagaaatactcAGAAcataattcggatatgcatatccgaaactagTCCCCAGGTGTTTTcgaatatgcatttccgaaatattaataaaaaatcaaaaaatgatgatttcggagatgcatctttgaagggtattttgggattttcaatAGGTGTTTTCACCCCTTATGGGTGtacaaagaaattttctaaaaaaagcaggggttactccctatttattgTTTTAGTTTTTCTTTCTCCCTAAGTCAAAGCCCAAACtacaaaagcccaaaatacctaattCTGCTAACACTACAAAATTAGGCCTAAATCGAAATACCCATTGAGGAAATTCCTTCGACATTTCGGCAATTACTTTAGGCTAGACTATTTCGACACAATCTTCATTTTGTCGAGCAACCTGCTTCAACACAAGGATTTACAAtctcaacacaccacctaattcattgtgtctaagctatctacattcatcatagatCTTAACTTCGACCTGCACTCTTTTCGTCATGATGTATGCAATCTGATTATCAGTTCAGTAGTGCTTTAAGTTCATCTTCCCTTTTGTTACCTGCTTTCGAAGATAATAGAACCTCATTTTGATGTGCTTGCTTCTTCCATGTGTGTAGCGGGGGAAAATTGAGACCAAATCCattgattgacttgactcattattttagtgaaagtcgccaccgcgctttattatttccaagggaaaagagcgaaataaaacccaaagaagttttttaaaacaaagtagagatcTTAGGTACATGGGTTGAtcatgcaaggggaaggtgttagcacccctcacatatgtggtactccacaagaacctttttgTAAATCtgtgtaaaaaaaattgtgtGCAAAAGGAAATTTTTGTTTGGTTTTTAAATTATGCTCGCCGCTCGCCAAGACatcacatcttgtgcctacatacctccttagtgcaatggagaattcagagcatttgtagttccgcTCAAAGGGAAACAAAGGTTTTGATTTAAAATTGGATAGACACTTTGTCATCATGGGAGAAAACTCAGCCAATTATACTTGAACATGATAAcaaatggattctttgcatcacaagtaaaagaagggctccaacttggataaaatcaacaagtatgtcgctaactctttcaagtggaaaataatcattcatatcaatcatatcaatcaatatcaaggtaTTAGGGGATTACATATCCATTACAATGATTACTCATgcctaaactttgaaagaaaagccaccAAGGGCAAAAGTTTTTATCAAAAGAATTTAaattttgcaaacataagaagattttgaaaaagggagaagattttgaaaatttaagaatatgggaggagatgaagggacaATCCtaaaagcataaagtaaaaggTAAGGTAAAGAAAGATCTAACCAACAAGAAGCCGACACTTGACATAAAGAAGCAATTTAtagttcccatcctttggattaacAAACCAAACAAGTACAATACCAAGTATCAGATGAAATAAGCCTCAGATGAATTATGGATCAAGCaaagtctttattttttttgcaaaGCTTCAATGGACCAGGTGAACTTTTGGGTTCCACATAACATTTTCACATGAATAGCGTGTAAACTAATGCCTTGAAATAAACCTCAAGAACTTAAGACAAAAATTGGCTAGAATAACAGCTCTATACAGATGAATCCTCAATCATAATGCCTTGGAATACACCTCAAGGACTTCAAACAAGTATGAAACTCAAAACAACCTGCACATAGAGAAAATTCCCAATGCTTtagagtaaactccaaggacttcagACAAGCATAATAAAACAAGGTCCAGATGCTTCAAGGGAACAAGGATCCTAATGCTAAGTCCAAGGGGTCCATAACTCCAAAGTGCCAAGGATTGTAACCAATATTCCATAAAGAGCCTTGGGTCTTTTAATGTTCAACTTGATTATTAATGTCTTAAGAATAAGATAAAAGTcaaaatggacaaaggaaaaagagaaCAAGTACAAATAAAAgttcaagtggacaaaaggaaaataacataaatgaaatatgaagatgaaatgctaaagatgaaaaaaaagcataaaataaaataaagcataaagtaaataaagcataataaaagaataaatggtacataaaataaagttagaagtTAGAAGTTAGTGATTAGAAGTTAATTGTAGAGGAATGATCAATGATGATTGAATAATGACTTAGGCCAAAATAAATAAAGACTCATTGGAGGATTGATAAGACTAAAACCTCCTAACAACAAGTCTCATAGGTGTTGGACCATTAGTCAAATAACCAACCATCTTTGGGCTTTCAAACATAGGTTTGGGCCACTAATGATCATTTTTCGATATCGGACAAAATTTAGCGCTATGATAAGCAATTGgcaagtaacttatatagaagtcaccctacaacgaggctggtcaattaaaattaatgtgtttAAAAACAAATTAGAGAAATGATATGTGAATCATTCTCCTAAAATTTGCAACACAtgtaaaataacaaacaaaaacaagaatGAGATGGAGAAGAAGAGGGGGGAATGAATTAAAACAAAACTACAAGCCCATATGCATTTCTCTTGATCATTGTGGGATTTCATCTTAATGATTCATCAGAGGAATGATAAAACCACAGCCTCTACACAATGGATTGGTCAAGACTTACACCCACAAATCAAAAGAGAATATATGGAGAGAAAAGCCAAgtcaaaacatgataaaagtctaTATTAAtcacaaaagaaataaaatccaatttaaagaaataaaaagagaTTTTAAATGGTCAAATAATAAGAAATCATTGATGAAATATTTAATGAGTATCTAAACACCAAATAAATATCAAAGAGGaccataataaaattagaaaaactatataatatttttagaaaaaggttTGGTAAATTTTGGAAACTCAACtatttttaaaccaattaaaatcaagtaaacaaagcaaaaaataactaaaatagtaaaataaaaaataaaaatctggaaaaaaaatccatcagaaagagaaaattaaaagagaattttagaaaaaatttggtactttttggaataaaaatgagatagttattaatttttgaagtaaaataaaatgaaaataaaaggaaatagaATAAATCTAAAAAACAAGGCGCGTCGAATCTCGTTCATAAATGATGTGGCTAACCCAATGAATCTGGATAGCTCTTAACACCATAGACCCTCACTGAAGCAAGAAACTATCAaaccccaatttttgccccatATATTTCATTCATTTAGGTGTGTCACATTTTAATTCaccattttatattttattcagaaaaattaatatatatatatatatatatatatatatatatatatatatatatatatatatatatatatatattcatattaTTTTACTTGTAATCTTcattcttttattaaaaaaaattaaaaaaatatagttaatattatttcttttctatttgcattttaaaaaattatggttgttttgattttattcaataaCAATTTTGATTTGCATtttgattctaattcaatttaaaatattttaagttgaattattattaaaattaaaatcaagttctaagtctctttaatttaatattattattattttgcaattttttttagtacATGTCCATTTGTAtcatttgttttctttatttttgttatttaattagttaaatgTTTATTGATAATTGGGATctttattctaattattaattaaacatGTTTTGATTAAATAACAATACAAATTAGAGATAACCAAATAATACATATGGTCTTTATTACATACATCAGTCCAAGTACAAGCTCATATTGGTTGCAACTGCAGAGAAAAGAACAAAACTCTTGTACAAACGTCCAATTTACTGCTCCAAAACCTGCACCATACAGTCCAAAAATTACACAACAATGGCATAACAAAACCTGTGTGAAGAAAGCACAAAATCAGTAAACAAAAATGTTCAAAAACTCTTgatttcccccccccccccccccccccccccccccccccccaaaaccTACTGCATTTCAGCTAATAAAAACAGATGGGAGAGACCAACGAGGGGACCAATAATCTCATAACAAAGCCCTGCCCAATTCTCTCAAAACCTCACCTTCACAAACTTCACTATAAACCTTCCTTAATCCATACACAAAAATCTCTCCATCAACATCGTTTCATATCCATTCACCGATTCGTGCAGCTTCAATCAACACCGAGGCCATTTCAATCATTTCATCATTTCATGTACCTGTAATTTAATCCCTTTCGGACTGCAATGTTTGTTCGTTCTTTCACCGAAGTTGAATCGAACTGAGAGATTGAGAGAGAACCTGAGAATGTCGCAAGCTGAGAGAGGAGAATCGATAGGGAAGAAGCTCTGTGTTTTTTGGTTTAAGAGTTTGAGACATGACGAATCGAGAGAGAGAGGGGAGATCGAGTTTTGTTGTGTGTTTGTTGTTGTTCGTCCAC
Encoded proteins:
- the LOC131655313 gene encoding uncharacterized acetyltransferase At3g50280-like, with amino-acid sequence MSIPSIKLVSACFIKPYPSIQDSNQIWYLSPWDIRMLSVNYIQKGLLFKKPTTSQNQQHFINKLKHSLSLTLFHFYPLSGRLVTHKTLVPPSYTVFVDCKNSPGAKFIHATLDITINEILSPIDVPPIVHSFFDHHKAVNHDGHTMSLLSIQVTELLDGVFIACSMNHSLGDGTAYWNFFNSFSKIFQNDTNTNPVSISHQPIHNRWFPDGYGPIINLPFKHRDEFIQRYEAPILKERFFRFSAESIGKLKAKANKEFKTTKISSFQSLSALVWRSITRARQLQHDQTTTCKLAINNRTRMEPSLPKEYFGNSIHTLSTETTVRELLENNIGWAAWKIHMAIANHDNKVVRGSVEEWLRSPYVYRMDLFFDPNTVMMGSSPRFNMYGNEFGMGKAMAVRSGYANKCDGKITSYPGQEGGGSIDLEVCLSPDKMMVLESDEEFMSSVSVFNTLL